The following proteins are co-located in the Bosea sp. AS-1 genome:
- a CDS encoding glycosyltransferase yields the protein MMNAHLQTRQNSIDELPGMKALAERLGRKPIVGLVSISPIADDPRVRRQGDAFYDLGWDVKAFGLQSKVESAPAWSIETPEDARQLPTPPTMPETPYRTRGIRRLAIASLALAERRAVRANRHDDAYDLRLLRVFFDKALAETIYWTLNSTFWDIYALARRQNADLWLGNDWTSLPIISRIAGEQGVPYVYDTHEFAAEEFNERKLWRYVQRPIRLETEQRFIRGAAVVTTVSTGIAERLQAIHGLPEKPQTVRSTPLYQKMPPRTTGERVRVLYHGAVWHHRGLEECIRSVALWRPEYDLTIRGPASEDYRRSLEAEIDKAGVRGRVEIVPPVPMTKLVQEASAFDVGLFALPGHSLHNEYALPNKFFEYTMAGLALCVSDLPEMAALVRHHRHGITFHGVSPDVIATAINGLTRAKIDEMKQNALKAAQDLSWEEERMRMLRAYDALFGKEADKRLLA from the coding sequence ATGATGAATGCTCACCTTCAAACGCGGCAGAACAGCATCGACGAATTGCCCGGGATGAAGGCGCTGGCTGAGCGGCTGGGTCGCAAGCCGATCGTTGGTCTCGTTTCCATTTCTCCGATCGCGGACGACCCTCGAGTTCGCCGACAGGGCGATGCCTTTTACGATCTCGGCTGGGATGTGAAGGCGTTTGGCCTCCAGAGCAAAGTTGAAAGTGCACCGGCGTGGTCAATCGAGACCCCCGAAGACGCTCGTCAATTGCCTACTCCGCCGACGATGCCTGAAACGCCGTATAGGACGCGAGGTATTCGCCGGTTAGCAATTGCGTCCTTGGCGCTTGCTGAACGGCGCGCGGTGCGGGCAAACCGTCATGATGATGCCTATGATCTGCGCCTTTTGCGTGTCTTTTTCGATAAAGCGTTAGCTGAGACCATTTACTGGACGCTGAATAGTACGTTCTGGGACATCTATGCGCTCGCTAGACGTCAAAATGCAGATCTCTGGCTTGGTAACGACTGGACATCGCTTCCGATCATCTCCCGCATCGCGGGCGAACAAGGAGTGCCATACGTTTACGATACGCATGAGTTCGCGGCTGAGGAGTTCAATGAGCGCAAACTCTGGCGCTACGTTCAACGCCCCATTCGCCTTGAGACCGAACAGCGTTTCATTCGCGGCGCGGCCGTGGTCACGACCGTTTCGACGGGCATCGCCGAGCGCCTCCAAGCGATCCACGGCTTGCCCGAGAAGCCGCAGACGGTTCGTAGCACCCCGCTATATCAAAAAATGCCGCCTCGAACGACGGGAGAGCGTGTCCGGGTGCTTTATCACGGAGCGGTCTGGCATCATCGCGGCTTGGAAGAGTGTATCCGGTCGGTGGCTTTATGGCGTCCGGAATACGACCTTACAATTCGGGGGCCGGCCAGCGAGGACTATCGTCGGAGTTTAGAAGCCGAGATCGACAAAGCTGGTGTGCGGGGTCGGGTCGAGATCGTTCCGCCAGTTCCGATGACGAAGCTGGTGCAGGAAGCAAGTGCGTTTGATGTAGGACTGTTCGCGCTACCCGGCCATTCACTTCATAATGAGTACGCACTGCCAAACAAGTTTTTCGAGTACACGATGGCAGGGTTGGCGCTGTGTGTCTCGGATTTGCCGGAAATGGCTGCGCTAGTTCGTCACCACAGGCATGGCATTACATTTCATGGAGTATCCCCCGACGTGATCGCCACGGCAATCAACGGACTGACGCGCGCAAAGATCGATGAGATGAAGCAGAACGCGCTTAAGGCTGCTCAAGACCTCTCTTGGGAAGAGGAGCGGATGCGGATGTTGCGAGCTTACGACGCGCTCTTTGGGAAGGAAGCTGACAAGAGGTTGCTCGCTTGA
- the asnB gene encoding asparagine synthase (glutamine-hydrolyzing), whose product MCGIFGSLGFEPDPRRIDIVAHRGPDGRGWETYASPKGPVALGHRRLAIIDVSDAGLQPMCDASRRYWLVFNGEIYNYIELREEMRAKGEVFVSESDSEVLLRAYMLWGEDALPRLRGMFAFLIWDSRDKVLFAARDRYGIKPLYLVSTPRGAAFASEIKQLLGLPGVSGRMNVARVHDFLSAGIADHTAETMFEGVGQMRGGECIRVDASRPGPIELASRRWYPAAAGDLAISEDEAAARFRELLTESVRLHLRSDVPVGSCLSGGLDSSAIVCLMAGMLGSRDGGAKVNTVSACYAEKSVDEKPFMDAVVAHAHTEPHFIFPKAEDVFQRAADITWHQDEPFGSTSIFAQWCVFEEARRVGVKVMLDGQGADEQLAGYHGSFPYYMADLTKRRQFGKLLRTILERSRYHGTSIQDQLRQYVVPLLPRGLAGALRQKHRQFTQHDWLGTELLREKGNPITAFQLASDELGLPDVTDLRTLCMTLTYGSNLAMLLHWEDRNSMAHSIEARVPFLDHPLVEFNLALGNDHKIVGGDTKRVLRKGMNGVLPEVVKERRDKLGFATPEQVWFRGPLRGLIEEGIETTLVRYPGLMNADGVRALAKDMLDGDRNVDFTLWRIVNLGIWGERFGVGM is encoded by the coding sequence ATGTGTGGTATTTTCGGGTCGCTCGGCTTTGAGCCGGACCCTCGACGGATCGATATCGTTGCGCATCGTGGCCCCGATGGCCGCGGTTGGGAGACCTATGCGAGCCCCAAGGGCCCTGTGGCTCTCGGTCATCGACGCCTCGCCATCATCGACGTCTCCGATGCAGGCTTGCAGCCGATGTGCGATGCGTCGCGGCGCTATTGGCTCGTCTTCAACGGCGAGATCTACAATTACATCGAACTGCGCGAGGAGATGCGGGCGAAGGGCGAAGTCTTTGTCTCCGAGTCCGATTCTGAGGTGCTATTGCGCGCCTACATGCTCTGGGGCGAGGACGCATTGCCGCGGCTGCGGGGCATGTTCGCCTTCCTGATCTGGGACAGCCGCGACAAGGTTCTGTTCGCTGCGCGGGACCGTTATGGCATCAAGCCCCTGTACCTAGTGTCGACGCCGCGCGGTGCCGCTTTCGCCTCTGAAATCAAGCAACTGCTTGGCCTGCCTGGTGTGAGCGGCCGGATGAATGTCGCCCGTGTGCATGATTTTCTCAGTGCCGGCATTGCCGACCATACTGCCGAAACGATGTTCGAAGGCGTCGGCCAGATGCGGGGAGGTGAATGCATCCGGGTGGATGCGAGCCGCCCGGGGCCAATCGAACTCGCTTCGCGACGTTGGTATCCTGCCGCGGCCGGAGATCTCGCTATTTCGGAAGACGAGGCGGCTGCGCGTTTCCGAGAGCTGCTGACCGAGTCCGTTCGCCTGCATCTACGTTCGGATGTGCCTGTCGGATCTTGTCTCTCAGGGGGACTCGATTCCTCGGCCATTGTATGCCTGATGGCAGGAATGCTGGGCTCACGCGATGGTGGGGCCAAAGTCAATACGGTGTCGGCCTGCTACGCCGAAAAGAGCGTCGATGAAAAGCCCTTCATGGACGCCGTCGTGGCACATGCTCATACCGAGCCGCATTTCATCTTTCCGAAAGCTGAAGATGTATTTCAGCGGGCGGCTGACATTACCTGGCATCAGGATGAGCCTTTCGGGTCGACCTCGATCTTCGCGCAATGGTGTGTGTTCGAGGAGGCCCGGCGCGTCGGTGTCAAGGTGATGCTAGACGGGCAGGGGGCTGATGAACAGCTCGCAGGCTATCACGGCAGTTTCCCATATTATATGGCTGATTTGACCAAGCGTCGACAATTTGGGAAGCTTTTACGTACTATCCTCGAACGAAGCCGTTATCACGGAACTTCCATTCAGGACCAGTTGCGCCAGTATGTGGTTCCGCTTCTTCCGCGTGGCCTCGCGGGCGCATTGCGGCAAAAACACCGCCAGTTCACGCAGCACGATTGGCTGGGGACGGAACTGTTACGTGAGAAGGGAAACCCGATCACGGCGTTCCAGTTGGCGAGCGATGAGCTGGGCCTGCCGGACGTCACCGATCTCCGCACGCTGTGCATGACCCTGACCTATGGCTCCAATCTGGCCATGCTGCTGCATTGGGAAGATCGCAATTCGATGGCGCATTCGATCGAAGCGCGCGTGCCGTTCCTCGACCACCCGCTGGTCGAGTTCAATCTCGCTCTGGGTAATGACCATAAGATAGTGGGTGGAGATACCAAGCGCGTGCTGCGCAAGGGCATGAACGGAGTTCTCCCAGAAGTGGTCAAGGAACGACGGGACAAGCTCGGCTTTGCGACGCCCGAGCAAGTGTGGTTCCGAGGCCCGCTGCGCGGTTTGATTGAAGAAGGTATCGAAACGACTTTGGTCCGTTATCCAGGATTGATGAACGCAGACGGTGTCCGTGCGCTGGCCAAGGACATGCTCGACGGAGATCGCAATGTGGATTTCACCTTATGGCGTATCGTGAACCTCGGCATCTGGGGTGAGCGTTTCGGCGTGGGGATGTGA
- a CDS encoding helix-turn-helix transcriptional regulator: protein MITPAQCRAARALLDWSQQDLAKAAHLGLSTIRDFEKARRVPTHNNLRGIKLALEEGGVVIGEENSCVALKGER from the coding sequence ATGATCACACCCGCACAATGCCGCGCTGCTCGGGCCCTCCTCGATTGGAGCCAGCAAGACCTCGCCAAGGCGGCCCATCTTGGCCTCTCAACCATCCGAGACTTCGAAAAAGCCAGGCGCGTGCCGACCCACAACAACCTGCGAGGCATCAAACTCGCACTGGAGGAAGGCGGAGTGGTAATTGGCGAGGAGAATTCATGCGTAGCGTTGAAAGGCGAGCGCTGA
- a CDS encoding ERF family protein, with the protein MSSALRHRRASAGSRLTELRRAPTITPLSLLSSALDRGADEHVLSQLIGLHERSRGEEARRSFEAALAAAKAELPAIAKTQIASIGAKHYRHEDLAEIVRTVGPVLARHGLAYRFRSNSDGEKVTITCVISHRDGHSEENSLSASADHSGEKNAIQAIGSTLTYLQRMTLKAALGLAAADDDDGKAAGVGETITRQQTRELLALMDEVGGEREALLRFFKIKAFAELPARRFRQALVMLNARKGRG; encoded by the coding sequence ATGAGCAGCGCCCTGCGCCATCGGCGCGCCTCCGCAGGATCTCGGCTCACCGAGTTGCGTCGAGCTCCTACGATCACCCCGTTGAGCCTGTTGAGTTCCGCGCTCGACCGCGGCGCGGACGAGCATGTGTTGTCTCAGCTGATCGGCCTGCATGAACGCAGTCGCGGAGAAGAAGCGCGCCGGTCCTTTGAGGCAGCTCTCGCCGCAGCCAAAGCCGAGCTTCCGGCGATCGCGAAGACCCAGATTGCCAGTATCGGAGCAAAGCACTACCGCCATGAGGACTTGGCCGAGATTGTCCGCACGGTCGGCCCGGTCCTGGCGCGCCACGGTCTGGCCTACCGCTTCCGCTCGAACAGTGACGGCGAGAAGGTGACCATCACCTGCGTGATTTCGCACCGTGACGGTCATAGCGAGGAGAACAGCCTCTCGGCCAGCGCCGATCACAGCGGCGAGAAGAACGCGATCCAGGCGATCGGATCGACGCTGACATATCTGCAGCGGATGACGCTGAAGGCAGCGCTCGGTCTGGCCGCCGCCGATGACGATGACGGCAAGGCTGCAGGGGTGGGTGAGACCATCACCCGCCAGCAAACCCGGGAGCTTCTCGCGCTGATGGATGAGGTCGGCGGCGAGCGCGAAGCCCTGCTGCGCTTCTTCAAGATCAAGGCTTTTGCGGAACTGCCGGCCCGCCGCTTCCGGCAGGCGCTGGTGATGCTCAATGCCAGGAAGGGAAGAGGCTGA
- a CDS encoding lambda exonuclease family protein translates to MLEIINCIQGSPEWVQARLGIPTASEFASILTKGRGGAESRTRQSYLYKLAAERLTGEPMETVTTVHMERGKLMEEEARSAYNFVTGSKCESVGFLRRGRSGASPDALIGKDGLLEIKTKLPHLLIEALLKGEFPPEHKAQCQGQLWIAERDWIDLAVYWPGLPIFTCRAGRDEVFIRELAEAVDAFNDELDRIVAQVAAYLFASRAAVYHAVSLWLCQAASSQAHSLKFVHKLKSFPVTSRWEFSSNLRK, encoded by the coding sequence ATGCTCGAGATCATCAACTGCATTCAAGGCTCGCCCGAATGGGTTCAAGCGCGCCTCGGCATCCCGACAGCCTCCGAGTTCGCCTCAATCCTGACCAAGGGTCGGGGCGGCGCCGAGAGCCGCACGCGGCAGAGCTATCTCTACAAGCTCGCCGCTGAACGATTGACCGGCGAGCCAATGGAGACGGTCACGACCGTGCATATGGAGCGCGGCAAGCTGATGGAAGAGGAAGCGCGCAGCGCCTACAACTTCGTCACGGGATCGAAATGTGAGAGCGTCGGGTTCCTGCGCCGCGGTCGGTCCGGCGCTTCTCCCGATGCGCTGATTGGCAAGGATGGCCTCCTCGAGATCAAGACCAAGCTGCCGCATCTCTTGATCGAGGCTTTGCTCAAGGGCGAGTTTCCACCTGAGCACAAAGCCCAATGCCAGGGGCAACTCTGGATCGCCGAACGCGATTGGATCGATCTTGCGGTCTACTGGCCGGGCCTGCCGATCTTCACCTGCCGCGCCGGCCGCGACGAGGTCTTCATTCGCGAGCTTGCCGAGGCCGTCGACGCCTTCAACGACGAACTCGATCGCATCGTGGCGCAAGTCGCCGCCTACCTCTTTGCAAGTCGGGCTGCCGTATATCACGCGGTCAGCCTATGGCTTTGCCAGGCTGCTTCCTCACAAGCGCACTCCCTGAAATTTGTTCACAAGCTCAAGTCGTTCCCTGTTACTTCACGCTGGGAATTTTCATCCAACCTACGGAAATGA
- a CDS encoding ribonuclease activity regulator RraA, with protein MTLTAEAIETLKTVSTATLTTVLLKKGLRNVWIRGAAPLRPGQPRLVGPAFTLRFVPAREDLATPASWASPISTRAAIEAMPEGCIAVVDSMGVTDAGIFGDILCARMQKRGVVALITDGVVRDVAGVLETNLPVWCRGVAAPPSVAGLTFVAWQEPIGCGGVAVFPNDIIVVDQDGAVLIPAGLLDAVLAEAPEQERMEAWIMTKVDEGASLPGLYPMNAETKALYEASKGK; from the coding sequence ATGACGTTGACGGCCGAAGCGATCGAAACCCTGAAGACCGTTTCGACGGCGACCCTGACCACGGTCCTGCTGAAGAAGGGGCTGCGCAACGTCTGGATCCGTGGTGCGGCGCCGCTGCGACCGGGCCAGCCGCGCCTCGTTGGCCCTGCCTTCACGTTGCGTTTCGTGCCGGCCCGCGAGGATCTGGCGACCCCAGCCTCCTGGGCCTCGCCGATTTCCACGCGCGCCGCGATCGAGGCCATGCCGGAAGGTTGCATCGCGGTCGTCGATTCGATGGGCGTCACCGACGCCGGCATCTTCGGCGACATCCTCTGCGCCCGTATGCAGAAGCGGGGCGTTGTCGCACTGATCACGGACGGCGTGGTGCGTGATGTTGCCGGGGTGCTCGAGACCAACCTGCCGGTCTGGTGCCGTGGCGTCGCCGCGCCGCCCTCGGTTGCGGGGTTGACCTTCGTTGCCTGGCAGGAGCCGATCGGCTGCGGCGGCGTGGCGGTTTTCCCGAACGACATCATCGTCGTCGATCAGGACGGCGCGGTGCTGATCCCGGCCGGGCTGCTCGATGCGGTGCTTGCCGAGGCCCCCGAGCAGGAGCGCATGGAAGCCTGGATCATGACCAAGGTCGACGAAGGCGCCTCGCTGCCGGGGCTTTATCCGATGAACGCCGAGACGAAGGCGCTCTATGAGGCGTCGAAGGGGAAGTAG
- a CDS encoding AroM family protein, whose protein sequence is MGKLGTLTIGQAPRADITPILDAVLSADLPRLHAGVLDDLSRGEIEEDFAAVPGQPVLITKLLDGSSVIIDRARTEAAAQRKLDALEAEGCTTILMLCTGHFEKLRTKQARFLEPDRILPPTVAALTRGAQLGIIVPLAEQIDSEAGKWKPLASPPIYAAASPYQGDLAAVTKAAEDLRRRGAEVLLMDCMGFVENHRRAAAAAGLPVILSNSLVSKLASELV, encoded by the coding sequence ATGGGCAAGCTCGGAACTCTTACGATCGGCCAGGCGCCTCGGGCCGACATCACCCCGATCCTCGACGCGGTGCTGTCGGCGGACCTGCCGCGCCTGCACGCAGGCGTCCTCGATGATTTGAGCCGCGGCGAGATCGAAGAGGATTTTGCAGCGGTTCCCGGCCAGCCGGTCCTCATCACCAAGCTGCTGGATGGATCATCCGTGATCATCGACCGGGCCCGGACGGAAGCCGCAGCCCAGCGCAAGCTCGACGCCCTCGAAGCGGAGGGCTGCACCACCATCCTGATGTTGTGCACCGGGCATTTCGAGAAGCTCAGGACGAAACAGGCGCGCTTCCTTGAGCCCGACCGTATCCTGCCGCCGACGGTGGCCGCACTGACCCGCGGCGCGCAGCTCGGCATCATCGTGCCGCTGGCCGAGCAGATCGACAGCGAGGCCGGCAAATGGAAGCCGCTGGCGTCGCCGCCGATCTATGCGGCGGCATCGCCCTACCAAGGCGATCTCGCTGCCGTCACCAAGGCAGCCGAAGATCTTCGTCGCCGCGGCGCCGAGGTGCTGCTGATGGACTGCATGGGCTTCGTCGAGAATCACAGGCGCGCTGCTGCTGCAGCCGGCTTGCCGGTCATCCTCTCCAACAGCCTGGTCTCCAAGCTAGCCTCCGAGCTGGTCTGA
- a CDS encoding OPT/YSL family transporter: MTNPTEGVPQRHPSLFEPATLALIAILCVFGSIIGMQLLVSLGITANTSLIGALAAMALARVPLAAFVRYRSIHVQNLAQSAISSATFGAANSLLLPVGIPWLLGRQDLVLPMLAGAFLAMLLDAYLLYRMFDSRVFPAQGAWPPGVAAAEAIKAGDEGGRKAVLMGIGFGTGVIASFIKIPLAWIGFAGSTAVTGIPMSAFGVAFIGNIWALTMFGIGLLLRGYSGQLFGGETFAGIIPKGDLMAAYIPHGFMIGAGLVALFQVAVLLFRREDKANGSEATAGVGDTEVRRALGLGTIGYLVIAVFIALVGGLMTDMSIGMLILFVLYAAFAAYVHELIVGLAAMHSGWFPAFAVALITLIIGMLIGFPMPALALLVGFSAATGPAFADMGYDLKAGYLLRGNGADPAFERDGRRQQLFAAMFAFVIAGAVVLFSYQSYFDRNLVAPVDKVYAATIKAGVAPGVAWQLFMWAIPGAILQFIGGPKRQIGVLFATGLLIAFPMAGWAVLAGILCRLVWEKLRGTSGEGDMEVFAAGVIAGDAIFSFFDSVLKNFHKP, from the coding sequence ATGACCAATCCGACTGAAGGGGTGCCTCAGCGGCACCCCAGCCTGTTCGAGCCGGCGACACTGGCGCTGATCGCCATTCTCTGTGTCTTCGGCTCGATCATCGGCATGCAGCTTCTGGTGTCGCTCGGCATCACGGCGAACACCTCGCTGATCGGCGCGCTCGCCGCCATGGCGCTGGCGCGCGTGCCGCTTGCCGCTTTCGTGCGCTACCGCTCGATCCATGTGCAGAATCTGGCCCAGAGCGCGATCTCCTCGGCCACCTTCGGCGCCGCGAACAGCCTGCTGCTCCCGGTCGGCATCCCCTGGCTGCTCGGCCGGCAGGACCTGGTGCTGCCGATGCTGGCGGGCGCCTTCCTCGCGATGCTGCTCGACGCCTATCTGCTCTACCGGATGTTCGACTCCCGCGTCTTCCCGGCGCAGGGCGCGTGGCCGCCGGGTGTCGCCGCCGCCGAGGCGATCAAGGCTGGTGACGAGGGCGGCCGCAAGGCGGTGCTGATGGGCATCGGCTTCGGCACCGGCGTCATCGCCTCCTTCATCAAGATCCCGCTGGCCTGGATCGGTTTTGCCGGCTCGACAGCGGTGACCGGCATTCCGATGTCGGCCTTCGGCGTCGCCTTCATCGGCAACATCTGGGCGCTGACGATGTTCGGCATCGGCCTGCTGCTGCGCGGCTATTCCGGCCAGCTCTTCGGTGGGGAGACCTTCGCCGGCATCATCCCGAAGGGCGATCTGATGGCCGCCTATATCCCGCACGGCTTCATGATCGGCGCCGGTCTCGTCGCGCTGTTTCAGGTCGCGGTCCTGCTCTTCCGCCGCGAGGACAAGGCCAATGGGAGCGAAGCCACCGCCGGCGTCGGCGACACCGAGGTACGTCGCGCGCTCGGCCTCGGCACCATCGGCTATCTCGTGATCGCGGTGTTCATTGCGCTGGTCGGCGGGCTGATGACCGACATGTCGATCGGCATGCTGATCCTGTTCGTGCTCTACGCTGCCTTCGCGGCCTATGTGCACGAGCTGATCGTCGGCCTCGCCGCGATGCATTCCGGCTGGTTCCCGGCCTTCGCCGTTGCGCTGATCACGTTGATCATCGGCATGCTGATCGGCTTCCCGATGCCGGCACTGGCCCTGCTCGTCGGCTTCTCGGCCGCGACGGGCCCTGCCTTCGCCGATATGGGCTATGACCTCAAGGCCGGCTATCTGCTGCGCGGTAACGGTGCCGATCCCGCCTTCGAGCGAGACGGCCGCCGCCAGCAGCTCTTCGCGGCGATGTTCGCCTTCGTCATCGCCGGCGCCGTCGTGCTGTTCTCCTACCAGTCCTATTTCGACCGCAACCTCGTGGCGCCGGTCGACAAGGTCTACGCCGCGACGATCAAGGCCGGCGTGGCGCCGGGCGTGGCCTGGCAGCTCTTCATGTGGGCGATCCCCGGCGCGATCCTGCAGTTTATCGGCGGCCCGAAGCGGCAGATCGGCGTGCTCTTCGCCACCGGCCTGCTGATCGCGTTCCCGATGGCGGGCTGGGCTGTGCTGGCGGGCATCCTCTGCCGGCTGGTTTGGGAGAAGCTTCGCGGCACGAGCGGGGAGGGCGACATGGAGGTCTTCGCCGCGGGCGTCATCGCCGGCGACGCGATCTTCTCCTTCTTCGATTCGGTCCTCAAGAACTTCCACAAGCCCTGA